One genomic region from Vanacampus margaritifer isolate UIUO_Vmar chromosome 2, RoL_Vmar_1.0, whole genome shotgun sequence encodes:
- the elavl3 gene encoding ELAV-like protein 3 isoform X13 — MVTQIISTMETQVSNGPSGTSLPNGPVISTNGATDDSKTNLIVNYLPQNMTQEEFKSLFGSIGEIESCKLVRDKITGQSLGYGFVNYVDPNDADKAINTLNGLKLQTKTIKVSYARPSSASIRDANLYVSGLPKTMGQKDMEQLFSQYGRIITSRILVDQVTGISRGVGFIRFDKRNEAEEAIKGLNGQKPLGAAEPITVKFANNPSQKTGQALLTQLYQTAARRYTGPLHHQTQRFRFSPITIDSMTSLAGVNLTGPTGAGWCIFVYNLSPEADESVLWQLFGPFGAVTNVKVIRDFTTNKCKGFGFVTMTNYDEAAMAIASLNGYRLGDRVLQVSFKTSKQHKA, encoded by the exons ATGGTTACT CAGATAATCAGCACCATGGAAACCCAGGTGTCCAACGGTCCGAGCGGAACCAGTCTGCCCAACGGCCCAGTTATCAGCACCAACGGCGCCACGGACGACAGCAAAACCAACCTGATCGTCAACTACCTGCCCCAGAACATGACGCAGGAAGAGTTCAAGAGCTTGTTTGGTAGTATCGGGGAGATCGAGTCCTGCAAGTTGGTCAGGGACAAGATAACAG GTCAGAGTTTGGGGTACGGCTTTGTCAACTACGTGGATCCGAACGACGCAGACAAGGCCATCAACACGCTCAATGGCCTCAAACTACAGACTAAAACAATCAAG GTATCATATGCACGGCCAAGCTCTGCTTCTATTCGTGATGCAAACCTTTACGTCAGTGGACTCCCTAAGACCATGGGCCAGAAGGATATGGAACAGCTCTTCTCTCAATATGGTCGTATCATCACATCGCGCATTTTAGTGGACCAAGTTACAG GCATATCACGAGGAGTGGGCTTCATCCGGTTTGACAAACGAAACGAAGCGGAGGAGGCCATCAAGGGTCTGAATGGACAGAAGCCTCTGGGCGCTGCCGAGCCCATCACTGTCAAGTTTGCCAACAACCCCAGCCAGAAGACGGGCCAGGCCTTGCTGACTCAGCTGTATCAGACCGCTGCCCGACGCTACACGGGGCCCCTGCACCACCAGACGCAGCGTTTCAG ATTCTCCCCAATCACCATCGACAGCATGACCAGCCTCGCCGGCGTCAACCTCACTGGTCCCACCGGAGCTGGCTGGTGCATCTTTGTGTACAACCTGTCGCCCGAGGCGGACGAGAGTGTCCTGTGGCAGCTCTTTGGGCCGTTTGGCGCTGTCACCAACGTCAAGGTCATCCGTGACTTTACCACCAACAAATGTAAGGGCTTCGGTTTTGTCACCATGACCAACTACGACGAGGCGGCTATGGCGATTGCGAGCCTTAACGGCTACCGCCTGGGCGACCGCGTGCTGCAGGTTTCCTTCAAGACCAGCAAGCAGCACAAGGCCTGA
- the elavl3 gene encoding ELAV-like protein 3 isoform X10 → MVTQIISTMETQVSNGPSGTSLPNGPVISTNGATDDSKTNLIVNYLPQNMTQEEFKSLFGSIGEIESCKLVRDKITGQSLGYGFVNYVDPNDADKAINTLNGLKLQTKTIKVSYARPSSASIRDANLYVSGLPKTMGQKDMEQLFSQYGRIITSRILVDQVTGISRGVGFIRFDKRNEAEEAIKGLNGQKPLGAAEPITVKFANNPSQKTGQALLTQLYQTAARRYTGPLHHQTQRFRLDNLLNASYGVKRFSPITIDSMTSLAGVNLTGPTGAGWCIFVYNLSPEADESVLWQLFGPFGAVTNVKVIRDFTTNKCKGFGFVTMTNYDEAAMAIASLNGYRLGDRVLQVSFKTSKQHKA, encoded by the exons ATGGTTACT CAGATAATCAGCACCATGGAAACCCAGGTGTCCAACGGTCCGAGCGGAACCAGTCTGCCCAACGGCCCAGTTATCAGCACCAACGGCGCCACGGACGACAGCAAAACCAACCTGATCGTCAACTACCTGCCCCAGAACATGACGCAGGAAGAGTTCAAGAGCTTGTTTGGTAGTATCGGGGAGATCGAGTCCTGCAAGTTGGTCAGGGACAAGATAACAG GTCAGAGTTTGGGGTACGGCTTTGTCAACTACGTGGATCCGAACGACGCAGACAAGGCCATCAACACGCTCAATGGCCTCAAACTACAGACTAAAACAATCAAG GTATCATATGCACGGCCAAGCTCTGCTTCTATTCGTGATGCAAACCTTTACGTCAGTGGACTCCCTAAGACCATGGGCCAGAAGGATATGGAACAGCTCTTCTCTCAATATGGTCGTATCATCACATCGCGCATTTTAGTGGACCAAGTTACAG GCATATCACGAGGAGTGGGCTTCATCCGGTTTGACAAACGAAACGAAGCGGAGGAGGCCATCAAGGGTCTGAATGGACAGAAGCCTCTGGGCGCTGCCGAGCCCATCACTGTCAAGTTTGCCAACAACCCCAGCCAGAAGACGGGCCAGGCCTTGCTGACTCAGCTGTATCAGACCGCTGCCCGACGCTACACGGGGCCCCTGCACCACCAGACGCAGCGTTTCAG ACTCGACAATTTACTAAACGCCAGCTACGGAGTCAAGAG ATTCTCCCCAATCACCATCGACAGCATGACCAGCCTCGCCGGCGTCAACCTCACTGGTCCCACCGGAGCTGGCTGGTGCATCTTTGTGTACAACCTGTCGCCCGAGGCGGACGAGAGTGTCCTGTGGCAGCTCTTTGGGCCGTTTGGCGCTGTCACCAACGTCAAGGTCATCCGTGACTTTACCACCAACAAATGTAAGGGCTTCGGTTTTGTCACCATGACCAACTACGACGAGGCGGCTATGGCGATTGCGAGCCTTAACGGCTACCGCCTGGGCGACCGCGTGCTGCAGGTTTCCTTCAAGACCAGCAAGCAGCACAAGGCCTGA
- the elavl3 gene encoding ELAV-like protein 3 isoform X14, with translation MVTIISTMETQVSNGPSGTSLPNGPVISTNGATDDSKTNLIVNYLPQNMTQEEFKSLFGSIGEIESCKLVRDKITGQSLGYGFVNYVDPNDADKAINTLNGLKLQTKTIKVSYARPSSASIRDANLYVSGLPKTMGQKDMEQLFSQYGRIITSRILVDQVTGISRGVGFIRFDKRNEAEEAIKGLNGQKPLGAAEPITVKFANNPSQKTGQALLTQLYQTAARRYTGPLHHQTQRFRFSPITIDSMTSLAGVNLTGPTGAGWCIFVYNLSPEADESVLWQLFGPFGAVTNVKVIRDFTTNKCKGFGFVTMTNYDEAAMAIASLNGYRLGDRVLQVSFKTSKQHKA, from the exons ATGGTTACT ATAATCAGCACCATGGAAACCCAGGTGTCCAACGGTCCGAGCGGAACCAGTCTGCCCAACGGCCCAGTTATCAGCACCAACGGCGCCACGGACGACAGCAAAACCAACCTGATCGTCAACTACCTGCCCCAGAACATGACGCAGGAAGAGTTCAAGAGCTTGTTTGGTAGTATCGGGGAGATCGAGTCCTGCAAGTTGGTCAGGGACAAGATAACAG GTCAGAGTTTGGGGTACGGCTTTGTCAACTACGTGGATCCGAACGACGCAGACAAGGCCATCAACACGCTCAATGGCCTCAAACTACAGACTAAAACAATCAAG GTATCATATGCACGGCCAAGCTCTGCTTCTATTCGTGATGCAAACCTTTACGTCAGTGGACTCCCTAAGACCATGGGCCAGAAGGATATGGAACAGCTCTTCTCTCAATATGGTCGTATCATCACATCGCGCATTTTAGTGGACCAAGTTACAG GCATATCACGAGGAGTGGGCTTCATCCGGTTTGACAAACGAAACGAAGCGGAGGAGGCCATCAAGGGTCTGAATGGACAGAAGCCTCTGGGCGCTGCCGAGCCCATCACTGTCAAGTTTGCCAACAACCCCAGCCAGAAGACGGGCCAGGCCTTGCTGACTCAGCTGTATCAGACCGCTGCCCGACGCTACACGGGGCCCCTGCACCACCAGACGCAGCGTTTCAG ATTCTCCCCAATCACCATCGACAGCATGACCAGCCTCGCCGGCGTCAACCTCACTGGTCCCACCGGAGCTGGCTGGTGCATCTTTGTGTACAACCTGTCGCCCGAGGCGGACGAGAGTGTCCTGTGGCAGCTCTTTGGGCCGTTTGGCGCTGTCACCAACGTCAAGGTCATCCGTGACTTTACCACCAACAAATGTAAGGGCTTCGGTTTTGTCACCATGACCAACTACGACGAGGCGGCTATGGCGATTGCGAGCCTTAACGGCTACCGCCTGGGCGACCGCGTGCTGCAGGTTTCCTTCAAGACCAGCAAGCAGCACAAGGCCTGA
- the elavl3 gene encoding ELAV-like protein 3 isoform X7: MVTQIISTMETQVSNGPSGTSLPNGPVISTNGATDDSKTNLIVNYLPQNMTQEEFKSLFGSIGEIESCKLVRDKITGQSLGYGFVNYVDPNDADKAINTLNGLKLQTKTIKVSYARPSSASIRDANLYVSGLPKTMGQKDMEQLFSQYGRIITSRILVDQVTGISRGVGFIRFDKRNEAEEAIKGLNGQKPLGAAEPITVKFANNPSQKTGQALLTQLYQTAARRYTGPLHHQTQRFRLDNLLNASYGVKSSPTLFPRFSPITIDSMTSLAGVNLTGPTGAGWCIFVYNLSPEADESVLWQLFGPFGAVTNVKVIRDFTTNKCKGFGFVTMTNYDEAAMAIASLNGYRLGDRVLQVSFKTSKQHKA; the protein is encoded by the exons ATGGTTACT CAGATAATCAGCACCATGGAAACCCAGGTGTCCAACGGTCCGAGCGGAACCAGTCTGCCCAACGGCCCAGTTATCAGCACCAACGGCGCCACGGACGACAGCAAAACCAACCTGATCGTCAACTACCTGCCCCAGAACATGACGCAGGAAGAGTTCAAGAGCTTGTTTGGTAGTATCGGGGAGATCGAGTCCTGCAAGTTGGTCAGGGACAAGATAACAG GTCAGAGTTTGGGGTACGGCTTTGTCAACTACGTGGATCCGAACGACGCAGACAAGGCCATCAACACGCTCAATGGCCTCAAACTACAGACTAAAACAATCAAG GTATCATATGCACGGCCAAGCTCTGCTTCTATTCGTGATGCAAACCTTTACGTCAGTGGACTCCCTAAGACCATGGGCCAGAAGGATATGGAACAGCTCTTCTCTCAATATGGTCGTATCATCACATCGCGCATTTTAGTGGACCAAGTTACAG GCATATCACGAGGAGTGGGCTTCATCCGGTTTGACAAACGAAACGAAGCGGAGGAGGCCATCAAGGGTCTGAATGGACAGAAGCCTCTGGGCGCTGCCGAGCCCATCACTGTCAAGTTTGCCAACAACCCCAGCCAGAAGACGGGCCAGGCCTTGCTGACTCAGCTGTATCAGACCGCTGCCCGACGCTACACGGGGCCCCTGCACCACCAGACGCAGCGTTTCAG ACTCGACAATTTACTAAACGCCAGCTACGGAGTCAAGAG TTCTCCCACTCTCTTCCCCAGATTCTCCCCAATCACCATCGACAGCATGACCAGCCTCGCCGGCGTCAACCTCACTGGTCCCACCGGAGCTGGCTGGTGCATCTTTGTGTACAACCTGTCGCCCGAGGCGGACGAGAGTGTCCTGTGGCAGCTCTTTGGGCCGTTTGGCGCTGTCACCAACGTCAAGGTCATCCGTGACTTTACCACCAACAAATGTAAGGGCTTCGGTTTTGTCACCATGACCAACTACGACGAGGCGGCTATGGCGATTGCGAGCCTTAACGGCTACCGCCTGGGCGACCGCGTGCTGCAGGTTTCCTTCAAGACCAGCAAGCAGCACAAGGCCTGA
- the elavl3 gene encoding ELAV-like protein 3 isoform X5 yields MVTQIISTMETQVSNGPSGTSLPNGPVISTNGATDDSKTNLIVNYLPQNMTQEEFKSLFGSIGEIESCKLVRDKITGQSLGYGFVNYVDPNDADKAINTLNGLKLQTKTIKVSYARPSSASIRDANLYVSGLPKTMGQKDMEQLFSQYGRIITSRILVDQVTAGISRGVGFIRFDKRNEAEEAIKGLNGQKPLGAAEPITVKFANNPSQKTGQALLTQLYQTAARRYTGPLHHQTQRFRLDNLLNASYGVKSSPTLFPRFSPITIDSMTSLAGVNLTGPTGAGWCIFVYNLSPEADESVLWQLFGPFGAVTNVKVIRDFTTNKCKGFGFVTMTNYDEAAMAIASLNGYRLGDRVLQVSFKTSKQHKA; encoded by the exons ATGGTTACT CAGATAATCAGCACCATGGAAACCCAGGTGTCCAACGGTCCGAGCGGAACCAGTCTGCCCAACGGCCCAGTTATCAGCACCAACGGCGCCACGGACGACAGCAAAACCAACCTGATCGTCAACTACCTGCCCCAGAACATGACGCAGGAAGAGTTCAAGAGCTTGTTTGGTAGTATCGGGGAGATCGAGTCCTGCAAGTTGGTCAGGGACAAGATAACAG GTCAGAGTTTGGGGTACGGCTTTGTCAACTACGTGGATCCGAACGACGCAGACAAGGCCATCAACACGCTCAATGGCCTCAAACTACAGACTAAAACAATCAAG GTATCATATGCACGGCCAAGCTCTGCTTCTATTCGTGATGCAAACCTTTACGTCAGTGGACTCCCTAAGACCATGGGCCAGAAGGATATGGAACAGCTCTTCTCTCAATATGGTCGTATCATCACATCGCGCATTTTAGTGGACCAAGTTACAG CAGGCATATCACGAGGAGTGGGCTTCATCCGGTTTGACAAACGAAACGAAGCGGAGGAGGCCATCAAGGGTCTGAATGGACAGAAGCCTCTGGGCGCTGCCGAGCCCATCACTGTCAAGTTTGCCAACAACCCCAGCCAGAAGACGGGCCAGGCCTTGCTGACTCAGCTGTATCAGACCGCTGCCCGACGCTACACGGGGCCCCTGCACCACCAGACGCAGCGTTTCAG ACTCGACAATTTACTAAACGCCAGCTACGGAGTCAAGAG TTCTCCCACTCTCTTCCCCAGATTCTCCCCAATCACCATCGACAGCATGACCAGCCTCGCCGGCGTCAACCTCACTGGTCCCACCGGAGCTGGCTGGTGCATCTTTGTGTACAACCTGTCGCCCGAGGCGGACGAGAGTGTCCTGTGGCAGCTCTTTGGGCCGTTTGGCGCTGTCACCAACGTCAAGGTCATCCGTGACTTTACCACCAACAAATGTAAGGGCTTCGGTTTTGTCACCATGACCAACTACGACGAGGCGGCTATGGCGATTGCGAGCCTTAACGGCTACCGCCTGGGCGACCGCGTGCTGCAGGTTTCCTTCAAGACCAGCAAGCAGCACAAGGCCTGA